The Cytophagia bacterium CHB2 nucleotide sequence AATAGACGCGAATCATCGCGAATTAAAAAGCATTAGCGACCATTCGCGTTGATTAGCGGTTTAAAGAAAATGAGTAAGTTATTTAAATGGCAATCCTTAACAAGCCTGCTCATTGCCGGATGATCGTGTATTCAAACTGCCCGGTGATCTCAAGATAAGGCTCCGGAAAGTTTCCCGGGAGTTTGCGAAACGGCGCTGAAAGTTGTACAGCCCGAACGCTTGTCCGCATCAGCGATTCATGGCCATTGAATTTGATGACTTCAAGCGTTTGCAGCGAACCATCCGGATAAATGCGAAACCGCAATTGCGTCTTGCCGCTGATCAATCCCATGTGTGTGAATGCCGGCGGCGGATAAATGTTTTCCTGAATGCGGCGTTTGAGCCAGATCATGTATGGCGCAAAATCCCAATCATACGTATTGAGGGAAAAATCTCCCAATTCGGGTGAACGGGAGGCTTGGTTATTCCGCCCGGCTGAGGTTTGCGTTTCAGCTTGAGGATTGCTGCTGGTGAGCAGCTCGCGCCGAAAGCTGCTTGCGCCAAAATAAAACGGCTCCGGCTGCGCGTTTGCGCTCACGTCGTCGTCATTTTGCTGATTGGCCGGGCTGGGCGATTCTTGCTGCGGTGTGGGCTGATGCTGTTGCGCGGGAAGATCGTCGGCATCGGATAAGCCCTGCGCATAAGCCTCGCCGAGCGGCAAGTCTTCCGGCGCCTCGCGATTTTGCGCTACAGCATCTTTGTCTGAGGCATATTTAGGTTCAGGAGTTGTTTCATCGCGTCGCGCGGACTCCGGCGTTTCGACGACTTCACGGGGTTTGTCTTCGTCAAAGGTCAGCTCAATAACGGCAGGGCCCGCAGCAACTTTTTCCACTGCCAAAAAAATCCAGCCCAGCATCGCGGCCCAGCTTGTGAACAAAAAAGCGAGCAGATGAATAAGCAGGGAGACGGCCAGCGCCCAAAACAACGGTTTTTTCTTGAGGTTCTTCAAAAAGGATAGATACCGTAAATGTGCACACAACCGGTGGAAAAACGTTTTTTGAAATTATCGCACGGCCTTTTAGCGGAGATTGACGTTACGGCGCTTAATCAAATTTAAAAACTGGTGTTCGTCAGCTTTGATGGATTTCTGCTACAGAGTAAGACGCTGCAAATCCTGCGCAAGTTTGATCTCTCCGGAAAATTTTTCACGGCATTGGGCAACGATATCACCCGCCAAGCTCTCGGGGTAAAGATGCGAAAGTAAAACACGCTGGCATCGCGCACGCTGTGCAAAGTCGCCCACCTCGCCGGCCGTGAGATGATTCCACGTGCCGTGTTCATTGGGGAACGAACATTCCGTAATCAGCAGGCCGGCGTCCTGCGCCAGCGGCACAATTTCATCACAAGGCCCGGTATCCCCGGTATAAGCGAGTGTGCGCTGCGAGGCTTGCAAACGATAACCGTTAGCCGGCATGCCATGATTCATCGGCAACGCCTGCACCTGCCACGGCCCCGTTTTAAAAATTTCGGAATAAACCTCACGCACGATGATCGGCGGCGCGATTTCTGCGATCCAATTTCCGTACAAATCCGACAAGCCCTCAAAAAAGTTGCGAAAACCGGGCGGACCAAAAAGATGCAAGGGGCGTTCGGCGCGCTGCCGGCCCTCGCCGTGCAGCGCCCACAACAAGGGCGGCAAATCGGCAATGTGATCGAGATGAAGATGAGAGAATAAAACCGCGTCTACGGTGATTACCGGCAAACCCGCCTCCAGGCCGCGCCGAATCACGCCGTCGCCGCAATCCAACAACAAAAAGTAATCACGGCAGCGTACCGCATAACCGGCCATGCTGTGCTCTGCCAGCAACACGCGCGTACCCGAACCGAGCACAATTATGTCAATCTCAGAGCCTGCCGTTGCCATTTTCGCATTCCGCAATCATCAATCCGAAATCGGCTTGAGTTCGCCGTTGAGCCACTCCAAATAGTTCGCTGCGCCCGCGACGATTGGCAGTGCAATGATTTCGGGCACTTGATAAGAATGATGCGCTTGTACTATGGCAATCAACTCGTTCAGCAAGCGCGGCACGGTTTTGATTGCCAGCAACGTTTCGGTTTGTTCATCAATCCGGCCTTGCCACCAAAAGAACGAGCGTATTGTTGGAACGAGATTGACGCAAGCAGCCAGCCGCTTCTCGATGATTTGTTTGGCGAGTTTCGCGCCTTCGGTTTCATTTGAGGCGGTTACCAGCACCACAATATTTTCGTTCGAATTGTCCATTACCCTCTCCAGCACAAAATGCAGCCGCAATTTTTTCCAGACTTTTTTGAAAGAAAAGATTGACTATCGCCATCTTTTCCAGGAGGCCGGCAAAAAGTTTCTAGTAAAATGCCACATGGTGAAACATTCCACCGCAAATGCCATAAAGCCGAGATAGCCGTAAAGCGGCATCTCAAAGATTTTGGGCTTGTTGAAATAGGGTACGGTATAAACCCATTTGGTGCCGGCCCAATAATTCCAAAATTCCCACAGGAAGCCGCAGATAATTCCCGCAACAAACAGAGTCAACATGGTGCGCACCGAGCCGCGCTCGAGTTCGCCCAACAGTGAAGGCAACCCCGCGCGATAATTCATGGGATCGAGCAGGAAAATAAAGCCCACCCAAACGAAAACGAAAAGATATTGCGCGATCGCGTGCGGTACCAGGAAGGGTACGGTGCAACACAAAAATCCAAAAACAATAAATGTGTTCAACAACCAACCCGGAAAATTAAGAGGCTTTTTTAAGCGAGATTTAAACGACACATTTTTAAACAGCCCCAGCGCCTGCAACACCTCATTGGTCATCAAAATGCCGGGATAAACCGTGGCGAACGCCCAAATGAAGCCAATCATGCGCAGCGCAAAGTTTTGCGGAAGATTTACATAAGCCCAGTTGCGCAGATGAAGATTGTAGCCTTCGAACATGAACCAATAAACAACGGAAAAGAACGCCAGGGCGCAGAACTCACGCGTGTGCGCAAAGATGAACGATTCGCCGCGCCACTTGATCAGTAAGGCATCGAGCAGCAGAAGATAGCCCGTCCATTGCACCGGTGTGAACCACTCATAAACCGGATTGATTTTGGCGAGCATAAAA carries:
- a CDS encoding ribonuclease Z, with the protein product MATAGSEIDIIVLGSGTRVLLAEHSMAGYAVRCRDYFLLLDCGDGVIRRGLEAGLPVITVDAVLFSHLHLDHIADLPPLLWALHGEGRQRAERPLHLFGPPGFRNFFEGLSDLYGNWIAEIAPPIIVREVYSEIFKTGPWQVQALPMNHGMPANGYRLQASQRTLAYTGDTGPCDEIVPLAQDAGLLITECSFPNEHGTWNHLTAGEVGDFAQRARCQRVLLSHLYPESLAGDIVAQCREKFSGEIKLAQDLQRLTL
- a CDS encoding divalent-cation tolerance protein CutA, which produces MDNSNENIVVLVTASNETEGAKLAKQIIEKRLAACVNLVPTIRSFFWWQGRIDEQTETLLAIKTVPRLLNELIAIVQAHHSYQVPEIIALPIVAGAANYLEWLNGELKPISD